TTGCCTTGCGTCTGCAATAGTCGCAGCAGGAACGCGGCTGCGCGATTTCGGGGCGAACGACGCACTGCGCGAGGCGAACGCGCGCATCCGCCACGCGTTCAGCGATTCGGCATCCGACGATGCGTGATGACCTGACCGCCATCGTTCTGACGCTGAACGAGGAGAAGCACCTGTCTGGCTGCCTCGCTTCCCTCCAGCGGCTCGACTGCGCGATCCTCGTCCTCGACTCCGGCTCCACGGATCGCACCGTCGCGATCGCTCAGGAGGCTGGTGCGGCGATCGAGGCTCGACCGTTCGATGGCTACGCGAATCAGCGCAACGCTGCGCTGGACATGGTGGACACGCCGTGGGTGCTCTTTCTCGATGCCGACGAACGGCTCACACCGGATGGCTGCAATGAACTCCTGGCGGTTCTGGACGGTGTTGCGAACGACGTCACTACAGCCCGCATCCCGCGCCGCAACATCGTGTTCGGTCGGGCATTACGCGGCGGTGGCTGGTGGCCCGATCACCAAACACGCCTGCTCAGGCGTGGCGCGGCGGCCTACGATGCGCGACGGCAGGTTCATGAGGTGGTCGAATCGACGGGGCGATCTGTCGATCTGGCGACACCGCTCATCCACCTTAACTACGAAACCCGCGCCGAGTTCATCGCGAAGCAGCGTCGCTATACGAAACGCGCAGCCAAGCAGGCTGTCTCCGAAGGACACGTGCCGCGCCGCCGTGCCTTTCTCTCAGCGCCGGTTCGCGAGCTTGTTCGCCGCTTCGTCCAGCTGCACGGCTATCGCGACGGCATCATCGGGCTGTTCCTGGCAACCGCGCTCGCCATCGAGCAGGTTCGGTGGGTCTGGCTATGTCGCCGCGGAGCGTTCTGATGGCGGGCAAAGTCGACGCGGTCGTCGTCTCGTATAACGTGCGCGATCTGCTACTCGAATGTCTCGCCTCGTTGATCGGTTCGAAGGCGGCAGGCGAGCTGGCGCGCATCATCGTCGTTGACAACGCCAGTAGCGACGGAAGCGCCGAGGCAGCCGGGGCGTTCGACCCGGCGATCGAGGTCATTGAGGCACCGAACGATGGCTACGGGTCGGGCGCAAACGTCGGCATCGCCGTCAGCGACGCCGAGATGGTGATGGTGCTGAATCCGGACACCGTCGTGCGAGTCGGAGCGATTGCCACGCTGACCGCGTGGCTGGATGCGCACCCGGACTTCGCCATCGCCGGGCCGCGATTGGTCCGCCCGGACGGCACGACCCAGTCCAGTCGTCGAACCTTCCCGCGGCCCTACACGCCACTTTTCGAGAGCTCAATCGTTGAAGAGTGGTGGCCGGGTAATCCTGTGGCCCGCGATTACCATCTGGCAGATAGTGCCGACGACGTGGATCAGGAGGTCGACTGGGTGGTTGGCGCAGCAGTGCTTGTGCGAAAGATTGCAATTCAGCAAGTCGGAGCATTCGATCCATCGTTTCGCATGTATGCTGAGGAAGTCGAATGGTGCTGGCGTTTGCGACAACACGGATGGCGGACTAGCTACGTGGCTGCGGCTGAAATCGTCCATCACGAGAGCGCCAGTGCATCACAGGATTTGCCCCGCCGCCTGCGCGAGTTCGACGACAGTCGCATTCAGCTAACCGAGAGGCTGTTTGGCGCGACCTGGGCACGCCTGGTCAGCATCGGGATTCGGACGGACTACGCCATTCGGCTGCTGCGCGAATCAGCGAAATGGCTACTGGGTCATCGCCGGGATCTGCGGCGCGCGCGGATGCGATTCTATGCGGACGCGCTTCGGCGCGGCCCACAACGCCGGGGAGGCGGTTGATGGCGGGCACCCACGTGCTGCTCGTAACTGGCGAGTATCCTCCGACGCCGGGCGGCGTCGGGGATTACACGGACAATTTGCGCAGTGCCTTGAGCCAGGCTGGCATCGGCGCAACCGCCTATGCACCGGCGAGCGGCGGCAGCCCGCACGTCGTCGAATACGGCAAATGGGGTTGGCGCGCGGCGCGTCGTGTCGGGCGCGTTGCA
The genomic region above belongs to Thermomicrobiales bacterium and contains:
- a CDS encoding glycosyltransferase family 2 protein, with product MAGKVDAVVVSYNVRDLLLECLASLIGSKAAGELARIIVVDNASSDGSAEAAGAFDPAIEVIEAPNDGYGSGANVGIAVSDAEMVMVLNPDTVVRVGAIATLTAWLDAHPDFAIAGPRLVRPDGTTQSSRRTFPRPYTPLFESSIVEEWWPGNPVARDYHLADSADDVDQEVDWVVGAAVLVRKIAIQQVGAFDPSFRMYAEEVEWCWRLRQHGWRTSYVAAAEIVHHESASASQDLPRRLREFDDSRIQLTERLFGATWARLVSIGIRTDYAIRLLRESAKWLLGHRRDLRRARMRFYADALRRGPQRRGGG
- a CDS encoding glycosyltransferase family 2 protein, which translates into the protein MRDDLTAIVLTLNEEKHLSGCLASLQRLDCAILVLDSGSTDRTVAIAQEAGAAIEARPFDGYANQRNAALDMVDTPWVLFLDADERLTPDGCNELLAVLDGVANDVTTARIPRRNIVFGRALRGGGWWPDHQTRLLRRGAAAYDARRQVHEVVESTGRSVDLATPLIHLNYETRAEFIAKQRRYTKRAAKQAVSEGHVPRRRAFLSAPVRELVRRFVQLHGYRDGIIGLFLATALAIEQVRWVWLCRRGAF